AAAGTGGCAGGTGCAACTCAAACATCTGGTTGGTGCCCGATCCCGCACATTTACCCCCAAAAGCCACTCGTACCATAAACCTTGCCATCCAGGGCCAAGTCCTGTGGTTGGCAGGGGCAGGATGTGAAGCTGGGGCTCGCAGGTTCCAGCCCGTGTGGAAATGTGGCACACAGATGACAGGAAATGTGTACAGACAGCTGTATAAAGGGTTTAAGCTCTTTCTTCAGCTCATCAGTCTGCTTCTGATCGCAGTCCTGCAGTAGTGCAGATGAGGTAAAGAGGTACCAGCATGAAAAAGTGGTTTCAAAGCAGTCATCTTCATATGCAACAGTATAAAGCACCGTAAGCTAAATGTGAGGCCATGATACACTGGACGCATATTTGGAGGTGGTGGACTTCTGCCAGAATTTAagacatcatttttattatactCATCAATTCTGCTCCTCTATCCTAACCATTAGAATCTCAGTGGTTCTCGATGTAATTAGCAAGTTTTCTATAATAATCATATGATTTCTCAGGTCGACAAGTTGAGTCAAGACAAATTGAGAGCGGTTAAAACAATATTTTGCATATAGATTAGGAACACAAAGACTTACAGATCAATGAAATTTAATTTTTAACAAACATATACCAATAGTGTTCCTCAACGTCTACAAACATGGGACGAATTTTCCCTCAGATATAACTAAACAGTGAATTGAGATCAAATTTTTATCACTGACAGTTCTGCCACTCACTGTAAAATGATGAACAAGTGTTTAATTCATCTCAGTTACAGATGGTCACAAAATATTTCATCACTTAATCCACAGCTGGAGAAAATCACTAATGTGCTCTAGATTTCTTTGATACATGGGGAAAACGAGGTTACTATCTCATCTGATCCATAGTCTGCAGTTATACCAAAAAAagattcttcttttttctttttcaaaaaaaGGAACAGCTTCAAGATTTTTTCATCGATAGATGTCTGCCAACAGAAAGCATATTAGTAAACCGACCGATGTGACATGAGAGGaagaaatgagaaacaaaacatGAATTAAGTGCTGAAAAAATAATTGCAgaatacagtttttttcttgatttaaccacaatattttttttcttaaataaataaCTTCTGTTTTGTAAAGACACTTTTTGAAACAGTAGACATACTCTAATTCCCAAAGTCATTGAATTAACACCACCAGCCACTGATTTTCCAAACACACCAGTAAGTTCCTTCGTGTTTGAGCGACAGTCCAAACAACCAAATGTCTGTACTGTCCTGTCAGTAATGTCATCAGCGTAATAATGTCTCACAAAAGTATTAGATTTGGGTCTCTTGTACATTGTCTTTTGAGCTGGCCCGGATTAACAAAGGTTCGTGCGCTGAGCTGTGTATGGAATTGATAGTGGAGGCATGGTTGTATGTAGTCTTATAGGTGTTGTAGTGGTTGAGGTGCTCGTGCTCCAGAGGAGGCAGAGTTAGGTGTCCCTCCATTCCCGGGCCTCCTGTTACACAGTCCTCATCCACGTTGATGATCTCGATGGTGCGTGTGGGTGCGTGGTGGTTCTGCTGGTGGTGCTGTTTGCGCATCTTGTAGAAGATTATTAACATGACAGCTGCCATGAGTGTGATTGCAACAAAGCAGCCAATGATGATCTTGGTTGTCTTCATTACCTCATCCAGGCCATTGAGTGAGCCCTCTCCAATCTGCTCTGTGACGGGGATTGTATAGGTCTTCTCTGTGGCGCGGGTAGAGACGGAGGTCCGGACTGTAGTGGTCGTTGTGGAGGTGGGTGAAATAGACTCCCACGTTCCAGCAGAGGAAGTGGGGCCCACCTTTTGTTGCACAGTAGTGGTGAAGCCTTCATTGTGTGGTGTTTCTATTGTCTCCACTGTCACTGTGGTGAAGTAGCTGAAACTGCTGTTCTCAGTAGAGGACACATTGAGTGTGGCAGATGCTGTTGTATTACCTGCAGAATTACTGACcatacatgtatatgttcctgTGTCCTGCATGGTAACATTGGTAAAGTTCAGTGTACCATCATTCAGCACAGAGATTCTGACCTTGTATGCACCGTGTGTCATGATGGAACCATTGGGTGTAATCCAGCTTACTGAGGTCAAGGAGCTGGCTCTGCATTTCAGCTCTGCAGCGCTTCCTTCTGTCACATTTAGATCTGCGGGAGGCTCCACAATAACTGGAGCATAACAGTGAAAGTAATTCTGGTCCAGCTCGCCAATGTATCGTCCCTTATGGTGGGCAGGTGAGCTGCAACGGGCACAGCAGCTGGTGTTTGCTGGTACCATTTCCTTAAGCCACCAGCTTAGCCAGAGGATGTCACAGTTACAATTCCATGGGTTGTGGTGCAGGTGCACCCTCTCCAGGTGATGTAAAGGAGTGAAGAGATCATGGGGCAGGAGGGTAAGGTTATTGTGGGCTAGATTGAGCTCCACAAGTGACTGCAGGTCATCAAAGGAGTTCCTTTCTATGGTCTGGATCTGGGCATGCATCATCCATAGCTTTTGCAGGTGGATGAGCCCTTTGAATGAACCAGGCCGGATGACAGATAGCTGGTTTCCTGACAACTCCAGTTCATCCAGCTTCACCAGGGGAATAAGATTGGGAAGTTCCTTCAAATTGCACATTCCCAGATTTAAGTAGCGCAGATTGCTCAGCCCTTCAAAAGCTCCCTCTGATATGTAGGAGAGCCGTTTGAGCTCCCCAAGGTCCAACCTCCGTAATGAGGGCACTCTATTGAAAGCATAGGAGGGAATACTCTCTATGGGATTATTCCTTAGCCAAAGCTCCTTTAGTTTGGACAGGTACTCAAATGCCCCGTTTGGGATGGTGGTGAGGCGGTTATCAAAAAGCTCCAAGGTATTGAGGCTAGCCAGTCCATTGAAGGCCCCGAGTTCAATTTTGCGTATGTGGTTTTTGCTCAGCTGCAGTATCTCCAGATGTCTTAGGTGCTTAAAGCTGTCCACCTTTATCACCTGGATGAGATTTTCTTGCAAATTCAGGTAGCGTGTGTTGGTAGAGATGCCATCAGGAACCTCCCGCAGGCCTCTACGGGTGCAGATGACTTTGCTGAACTGGTTGCTACAGGAGCAGGCAGAGGGACAGGTCTGAGCACGTACCAGTCCTGCCACCACCAACAGCTGGAGGGCCAGGAGCAGCACAAACAAGGGGTCGGACAAGGCCCGGTTCCACCTAGGACCTCGCataatctgctgctgctgagaggaggTCATCTTGTTTAACATTCATAATTCATTGACTGGTCATCCACTCTTTGGGAAGAGGATTTGGGCCCACTGGAATAAAAtggaagaaagaggaaggaaaaaaccATTAGATAATTGAGTGCATACATGTACTGCCAGTTTAAATTTTTACCACCAAAGTATTCTGAACAAAAGTTTACATTTAAAGGCTTCTAACCTTATGATATTTGTTAGGATTGCACATGTACTAATCATACACACACCTATACACAAATGTGCACCCGGGACAATGGAGCACTTTATATCAGTTTTTGTTTCTAGGTGCACCGTCCTCGCACTCTCCATCTCCGtcacataaaacaaaatgaagctGCCGACTTCTGCactgtgtctgcagcagaggaaaggaggggagaAAAGCAGCTATGACTGCTATGTTGTGTGATTTATATTTGAGACTGGGGGGACATAAATAATAAGGAAGCTCGCCACCCACCCAGTCCTTCAATCGAGTCGAGATATCTGGAAATGTCTGATTACAACTCACAGTTCCTCAAAGGCATGTGTGCGACTGGAATGTCAAACAAGCAAGCCAAAATGGAACCAGGGAATTTATTTGTATAACTCTATgaatcacagcagcagaatcTGTGGTAACACAAACAATGTAGTCAATGAAAGAAAGATGATGATGTAACAATTTTAACGATTGTATGATACAAGTATAAAAGATACAACAAAGACTACAAATCACCTTTGATTACAAGTCAATATCAGATTAAATGatttattgtaaataaagaAGCATGTTCAGCCATTTCAAacaaattgtatttattttagatacttaaTAATCTCAGAgagaaattgcttaaggctgctgccacaccagtgagtgcactggaggcagtgtgggGAAAGTCCCTtgtccaaggacacacaacaatgactagggaggagttgggattgaaccaccaaccttccagttattggacaaccctgctataccactgagccactgctgtccTAATGACATTATATTCTAAAGAAAATGCCAAGAACTACCAGCAGCATTTATAATTATTGTATAATTAATGTTACAGGTTTTATCTAAAAGCCAAACACATAGAGCTGGCATTCAGTCATTTGCCAGCGCTGGCCATCAGGTCTAGGTACAACATCCCTGAGAAACTTCCTCAATTAATTAAGCCTAAACACTAGCTTATTTGTGTACTAGTGTATGAGTGGTACAGTACATTTAAACCTTATCATACAGTTGTTAGAATTCAttttcatcctcacacacagctggataTTTTTCTCCTCACTACTTGCTATGTGAAAGACAGGAAACCGCTCTGGTCAGGTCGGAAGTAAATCACAGAGCTAACACAgataaagtgaaacatttataGAGTCTAATCTACCTGACCTGAATGTTTTTGAATGTGGGAGGAAAGTGGAGCACATTCagaaaatcaatgtgaacatgaAGAGAAAGATGTAAACTCCAAACAGAGAGCAGTAGAGTTAAGACCTCCAGTGAAAGGCCAGTGATAAATACTGATCTGCTGTGGAACATGTGTTGTTAAGCTACAAATAGAAACTGAGTCACAAAGAGAACTCTGGTTGTTGACGCTGTCGAGTTTTAATGTATAAACGGAGTCGAGATGAGAGTTCTCTTGGGGTGCATttgatgaataaaataaaacagctgtcaCATTTAAATAGAAGAAtcacaaatataaatatttctaTGTATTGTTCCTGAGTGAACTATCACTGCCAGGTGTGATTTAAGAACATTAGCAAAATATAAAGTAAGAAAATAGTGCATAAAAGAAAGGATAATTTTTTCTGCAATATGAAACCACTCAAATATGTATTAGAAACACTCAACAAGTAATAGGTttgccgacacacacacaacagatcTGACATCACTTTGAAGTGTTTTTGCACTATTAGTGCGACATCTGATTTTACATGAATAGTGTTGTCAGATTGCAGCACTCTCTGCTTGGCTACAGTATGGCCAACACACAGGCTAATCTGCAACAGAAAGCTCTTCACTTAAGAACGGGCAGGCTATTACTGTAACTACTGATTAATTGCTTGATTACTGACTCCATTAATTCTTCAATTACAAAATTCAAATTCCAAGCAGCCAAAGCCCGGGGGTTGAGAAAAAGGGAGACCAGGCAAATGTGTCAGGGATCACACACCAGGCTGCAAATCACATTCCATTATAAAGGCTTAAATTTGTTAGGAATTAAAACCTGACACAAAATGAGTGACTGTGGCACAATTCAGGGTACAATATGAGGTTTCTGCCGGCCTGCTCTATTGTAGTAAAAGTATTAAGGCaaaaaaaggaatatttatGGTTCACACTTATTATTTAGGCATGAACAAAGCTTTTTCAAGGTGAAATTCTACCAATAACATGAGTAactaaaaaaaagatgctgcagTTTTGGATTCATGAATACGTCTCTCTCAATCCTGGTATCACACACACCACTCTTTACCCGTCCTCTTTTTCATCAGATCAAACCTTGATAAGAGGTAAACAATGAATCAGCAGAACAGAATCCAAATTATGGCCGCGGAAAAGATGAAGTTGATTCACAAAGCAAAACAATATGTCTGCACGCTGACAATGAAAGCAACAAAATTGGATTTACATAGCGCAGTGATAGAATTAGATGAAAAGAGATAAGGAAAATGAGATTAAGAAAAGAATGCATTTTAAACTTTTGTCCTTACAGATTATGAACTACCCGCTGTCTCTTTGTCTTGCAGAGAGAGTTCTAAAGAATGACCCAGATTAGCAGGAGTGCAACACAATTGAAGAGCAAGATCTGCAACATTTGTGAATTCATTTCTGGTTCATTAAAGGGAAAACAGTTCTCCCACCAGAGTTAACCACACAAAGAGAACTGGCTGTTTAGCTGCTATCAGACAAAAGCAGCACAAAATCTCTAAAAGTGATACACCAAGTGATGCTGCCATGGAAATTCATAATCTAATACTTCCTAGTGCTCCTTGCAGGTTATGACGAGCAGGAAAATAATGACCAATTCACAGATTTCTTCTTATGACTATGAACATAGTTCAGATTTAACTAAAATGTAAcaattcaagattcaaagcatttattgtcatatgctCAGTAAGGAAACAGgcttccctgtacaatgaaattgtTACTTTGCTACCTACTAACATTTGAGGTGTATAAAAAATTGTATAGATTAACAACAACATCTTCAGCATGAACATGAAAAGAAATCAATCAAAACATCCTCATGCTTAAACAACAAAATACGTTGGCTGCAAAAATACCATTTATCATAGTTTAGCTACAGAATAAAAGAACAGTGTAACATCAGGCAAATTTCAGTATAGCTGCACAAAGGTGACCTGGAAAAGACTGTGGAGTCGGCTGGCACCTGATtataaaatgaaattattttcttctcttcatgGACGTTAAAGTAAAGCCAAACTAACCAAAGAGGTCCTTGTTTGAGgatgaaaaaatacaaaatgaccAAGCAAGAGCCCAAACTAAAGTGACATTAGACCAGCTTACACTCAATGGCAGTAGCTAAAGTAGAAAAGGACTGAAAGACTAATGGTTATATGGTCTTGTTGCTAGTTTGAAATTCTATAACATACTATTTATCTGTGGACATTGTTGGTCCAAGACACACTATcattgtgtaaataaatatacatgtaTTAAACCATTCATCTCCCCTGGTAGGAAAGCATAATTGCACACGTGGAGGACATTATTCAGTGAGATATGAATATGTATATTTGAGATATAGATGAGATAGCTTTCAGTGCACACATTATGCTGCACAGCAATTTCCACTGGGTTGTATAGTCTAAGCTCTTTTTATAAGTACTGTAATTCTGGAGACTGTATCTGTTCTATCTATCTGTTTTGCATTATAAATCAGCCAGAAAAGATTGAATTATTTAGCAGGGCCACAGGAAATTCAAGTGGGGCTAAAGCCCCTCTAAAATAGGCCTGGTGACGCCACTGCTTGGCACGAAGCACAGAGTGAATTTTGTTCTGCTTTCTTTCCATGGTCAACAAGCGTTCTCTGTATTCGGTCTTTACAAATGCATCCATGGCTTCATTTGAAAGGTGAGGAAAGTCAGAAAAGGCACGCTTGAGGCTCTTTTATTTTCACTCAGTCGATGCTCGAGTGCCTGCTGATTATGAACTTTTCAGTGAAGAGTGACAGACAGAAGCTTTGGTTTTCACACTGCATGGCATGGAGGATGATGAAAGACTGTAGAGTGAGAGACACTTGTGACAGAGGAAGGTCGCCATGtgataaaaagagagagagaaagagggagattAATGAGATATAAATCAAATCAGGTCACTTCTTGATAATGCCAGCAATCTTCTAACATCTCCAAATATAAACCGGAATCCTTAAGGACTTCAGTGTTGGAGGGATACCCACCACAGGCACCTtctgttctctttctcttttccatCATACATGCATCATGATCAGTGCAATCAATACATTAGATTATACATTATGGTACACACATCCATTGACACACTATCCTCTCGTCAagcaagctgctgctgtgacagtaAATATTTTAACTAATGATTACAATTTTAAATAtaacaatttattttattttttctatttaatattacatttattttaacatttatgtTAATAATTGTGTTTCATCTGCAGACACTGAGGAAATCCAGCCCTGGACATATCTGCTGGGACTTGCTGGCAGAAACTACATATGTACGCTGGCACATATACATACCTACAGCATGAGATGGGCCACTGGGTAAATTCCATGATCCATATTATCACCATAATGTTTTCATAAATTCTTCACACATGGTTAAAATTCAGTAATATATGCAAATGCAATACAATGCAAACTGTTGTCAGatcagatatattttttttaatagaaccCTTCCTGAAGCCTGCAGGGACTTTCAGAGTGGTTGCTTCCTGCACGTGAAAGCCTTTTGAACATTTGGCTTATGCAAAGCTGCGctgcattataatttataaTTCATTTCTATTTTCTTCAGTGTATTTTGTTCACTGGATGTCAATGAAGGTTCATGGGTAAAATAGTTAGTGTGGACCCATTCGGTGTAAACAATGATATAGCACTATAAACATGCAGAGCATCCACCATCTTGTTGTAGCTTTGAACATGTTTTAATTGTTACATTTGTACATGTAATGTGCTGAACACAGAGatgtatacatttattataaGGCACCATACAGTAATGTGTTCAGCCATGTTAAGAGAAAATGGCGACACTGCAGCTCTTTTTCAGCATGCTTTGTTTTAACCAGCCAAGTGAAAGAGATAAGCCGAGTACTTTGAATTGGTGCTAACTGGCCAAGTGAGACAAACTGACAGCTGCTCGCCTGCCCACAGCCTGACACCCTTCCACTCACAGCTTGTCTGTCTCATCCATAACAAGATGGTGGAATGAATTTCATGCATCTAACAAATATTGATTTAACCAGGATACCCTTACAAATCTGAAGAACGTTTTATTGACAGAGTACACTTAGGTTAAACCATTTAATTAAAGATGAGTCCTCTCTTTTTAATATACAAGGAGGAAGTGGTTAATAAAAGTGCACTTGATTCAGAGGTAAAGAGATTTTTACTAAATACATTAATGAAGTCCACTTCAGTAGCAGATTTCTGTTCAGAGTAGGCTGAGAAATTTCAATCATACCCTTTAATTATTTGTCGTTTTAGTTCACTTCCAATGTGTgtaacttaaaataaaatgtactcCACACATTGACATTTATCTCATACTATATAACAGagaagatttctttttttttgccagctTGATAACTGCACTGTAtgtctaaaattaaaaaaaaatgtttacagtaagaagaaaagaagataCATATATACTGTAACTCATCAGGATGGTCTCCTCCTGTAGAGCAGTTTTGGAAGTTTGGTTTAAGTTTAGCTTGTTTGAGTTTCCTGTGAAAGAACAGTTTTTGTTAACTTTTAACCTTTTCCCTCCAAATATaagtaaatataaacacaaatgaCACTCAAATCAGATGTGCGACCAGAGCTGGGTAAAGCACAGTAAAGTACTTAGAACTGAACTCTTATTTGAGTTTAGCTCCAAGaagagtgggaaaaaaaacacaaaaaaagcactAAATGTATTTCACTCACATACTGCtgacaaaaaaactaaattgaAAATACTTTCTTTCCAGTTCATGGAGTGAGCTTAGAGGGTAAAAAGCAacttttttcttgcttttaaGTGAAGGGTTATCTGTCAGTTTATATCTTACAGAGCCCCTGAAAGAGCAATAATGTTTGCATTTCCTCTGAAGCAGCAACACGCTGCCTGgccacagcagagacagactgTAGCCACGATTATGAGTGCAGCTATGGGATGAtatagctgctgctgtgactgtTACAATTATGGCTGTGGCACATTTGTTGTTAATGCTGTAACACTACACACAagtagtttgtttgtgtgtatgtgtagtgaTTGATATGTTGGTTGAGTACTTTATTCCTCATGTGGTGTGTTGGTAACATATTGGTTATAGACACACTATAAGTTTAGATGGCTACATATATCATAACTCTGCAAAATGAAGCAACAGAAGTCTGAACAGTGGCCATATCCAGCCACAGCTTCATCTGTCACAGCCAGATCTAACAAGAACCCACAGCCgggcagagcagctgcagcagcaatatactgTCAGAGATCAGCCTTTTAACCTAAATTATGCATCATGTGTAGTTTTATGTAGTCTCCCCTCTGCAGTACATTGTGCCATCCCTGAGCTAGAGTGTCAAACTTTTGTCTCCTCCTTCAGGCAATGATAGTAATTACAGTTACAGGGCTTGCATGTGATAGGTCACAGAATATGGAGCATCAGAGACTTCGTTCTTCTGGTGTCCTTGTTTCACCAAGAGCTCTGCCTATTTTTAGGTAATGTAAATGAGTCTTAATAGTTACAGTTGCTCACCTAAAGTGCATCATCACCAGTGTGCAGCACAGGAATGTCTTCACAAACACCACATTTAAAACTTCTATCAATCTACTACAAAATACTTACACAGGCCTGAATGTAACAAATGGTAATCCCTGCTCTAAGTGGACTGGTCCAACACACAAGCTATTCTGAGGTACTGTAAAAGTAATCCAGATCCTGTTTGTGAAAACATCCGCTATCTTTATACACTGACGCATCTCTGTATTTCTGAAAGAGGCTATTGTTGGTGATGATGCTCCTCTGAGTCACTGTCCTGTTATCTGCTAGAGAGTGGTGTGTCACCACAGCACAATGAGGATGGTATACCATTACTCCAGGGCATCAAGCTTGTCACTCAGGTGTAGGCATGTTCTGCATACAGAGGCAAAGCAATTGACCTCAAATTGAGTTAGAGAATGACCCCCAGAGGGGGGTCTTTGTTGATGAATGAACCACATGGATTTCGATTGGCCTCTTTGGACAGAAGGAGCCGACCTGGTGCTTGTTCTTGGCTGCTGCTCttaaaaaacacatgtgagGACAGGTGTATTTGCATTAACTGCCACACATACTGATGGAGATTGTGAAGCTAAATATGTCCACATACAATGATAAACTCCATCCAAAACAGTTTAGCCAGTGTCTAACAGAAATCATTACCAATAACCATGGTGATtataatttttaaataaaaaagagcCTTCCTACACAACATTCTGACCCTTGTGAAGCCATCATGGCATAGATTTCCAACAGAAGTTGTGTATACATGTGAGAACAtcccatcagtgtgtgtgctttaagCAAATTTTCACAAGCTGTGTACGTGACAGACTTCTTGTTTCACAGCGAGCAGTGCGTTGGCGGTGGGGGCTGGTGGGTGACAAGAGATATTGATAAAATCATTCTTCACCCTGTGAACATTTCAGAGAGGCTGTGGGCAGAAAATGGCTGCTAAATACCCTTCAAGGATGTCGGATGAAGGGGTCTCTTTAATACTGCTGTCAGTCCAGTGTCTGGTTGAGGTCAGGGTTTGTGTGCATCACTTTGAGCCTGTCCATGCCGTGCAGGGGTCATTCTGAGGCTGTGAACCCGGATGTCCAGGCAGTATAAGGTCTAACTGTGATTGAGTTTGGGCTTGAGAGAACATGTGAGACAAGAGGGAGGCCAGACTGATGGTGTCTACAGACCAGAGACAAAACTACAGGCTATGGTGtcagaaaatataaaaataaagataGCATGTGTGAATGAACTAAATAAGCTTTCAGATTAATTCTTGTACACTTATAATCCCTTTGGCCTGATTAACAAATTAAGAACTGCTTTGGATTTAAGATGTAGACCAGAATTATATCACTGCAATGAGTCAGTGAGCTAAAAGAGCCGCACTGGGTGTGTGGGCAAACACTAAACCTTTGTTCTCCTTCTATGAACATATGACTGATTTTAAGATCTATTCAGTGTTGACATGTTCAAGGGCACAATCTTATAATGTCGCCCTGATTGATGTGTCGGTATAGCTTTTTAACATCACTCGATTTGAAGGTCAGTTCTATAGACAATCTGCTTAGAGCAGGTTAAGGCATTAACAGCCAGAAAAGCATTAAGTAGC
This window of the Parambassis ranga chromosome 6, fParRan2.1, whole genome shotgun sequence genome carries:
- the LOC114437491 gene encoding leucine-rich repeat-containing protein 4C-like, translating into MLNKMTSSQQQQIMRGPRWNRALSDPLFVLLLALQLLVVAGLVRAQTCPSACSCSNQFSKVICTRRGLREVPDGISTNTRYLNLQENLIQVIKVDSFKHLRHLEILQLSKNHIRKIELGAFNGLASLNTLELFDNRLTTIPNGAFEYLSKLKELWLRNNPIESIPSYAFNRVPSLRRLDLGELKRLSYISEGAFEGLSNLRYLNLGMCNLKELPNLIPLVKLDELELSGNQLSVIRPGSFKGLIHLQKLWMMHAQIQTIERNSFDDLQSLVELNLAHNNLTLLPHDLFTPLHHLERVHLHHNPWNCNCDILWLSWWLKEMVPANTSCCARCSSPAHHKGRYIGELDQNYFHCYAPVIVEPPADLNVTEGSAAELKCRASSLTSVSWITPNGSIMTHGAYKVRISVLNDGTLNFTNVTMQDTGTYTCMVSNSAGNTTASATLNVSSTENSSFSYFTTVTVETIETPHNEGFTTTVQQKVGPTSSAGTWESISPTSTTTTTVRTSVSTRATEKTYTIPVTEQIGEGSLNGLDEVMKTTKIIIGCFVAITLMAAVMLIIFYKMRKQHHQQNHHAPTRTIEIINVDEDCVTGGPGMEGHLTLPPLEHEHLNHYNTYKTTYNHASTINSIHSSAHEPLLIRASSKDNVQETQI